A genomic stretch from Empedobacter stercoris includes:
- the lysA gene encoding diaminopimelate decarboxylase — MELNRERLLELVQKYGAPLYVYDANKIKSQYDKMTNAFSTVKRLKLNYACKANTNLNILKYFKSLGSGLDTVSIQEVELGLMAGFKPKEIIYTPNGVSYAEIKKAIELGVRINIDNLSVLETFGQDFPKYPVCVRINPHIMAGGNANISVGHIDSKFGISIHQLPHIKRVVENTGLHLDGVHMHTGSDILDIDVFLQGAEILFEVAAEFKNLSYIDFGSGFKVPYYPGADETDIEYLGERLSARFNAFEKAYGKPLTLMFEPGKYMVSEAGSFLASVNVVKQTTSTVFAGIDTGFNHLIRPMFYSAHHEIENISNPEGRSRYYTVVGYICETDTFGSNRKINEISEGDILCFHNAGAYCFSMASNYNSRFKPAEVLLIDDKDYLIRRRETLQDLIATTEDIKF, encoded by the coding sequence ATGGAACTGAATAGAGAACGTCTATTAGAATTGGTGCAAAAATATGGCGCACCTTTATATGTATATGATGCGAACAAAATAAAATCGCAATATGATAAGATGACCAATGCATTTTCTACAGTCAAACGTTTAAAGTTAAATTATGCATGTAAGGCGAACACAAATCTTAATATTTTAAAGTATTTTAAATCACTTGGTTCAGGATTGGATACAGTTTCTATTCAAGAAGTAGAATTAGGATTAATGGCGGGTTTCAAACCGAAAGAAATCATTTATACGCCAAATGGCGTTTCGTATGCAGAGATCAAAAAAGCAATTGAATTAGGCGTTCGTATCAACATTGATAACCTTTCGGTTTTAGAAACATTTGGGCAAGATTTTCCTAAATATCCAGTTTGTGTACGTATCAATCCGCATATTATGGCGGGCGGAAATGCGAACATCTCGGTAGGACACATCGATTCTAAATTCGGGATTTCTATTCATCAATTACCACATATCAAACGTGTTGTAGAAAATACAGGTTTACATTTGGACGGAGTACATATGCATACAGGTTCTGATATTTTGGACATTGATGTTTTCTTACAAGGAGCAGAAATTTTATTTGAAGTTGCTGCAGAATTCAAGAACTTATCTTACATCGATTTTGGATCAGGATTTAAAGTTCCTTATTATCCAGGAGCAGATGAAACAGACATCGAATATTTAGGAGAACGTTTATCAGCACGTTTCAATGCATTTGAAAAAGCGTATGGAAAACCATTAACACTAATGTTTGAACCAGGAAAATACATGGTTTCTGAAGCAGGATCTTTCTTAGCATCTGTAAATGTTGTAAAACAAACGACGTCTACTGTTTTTGCTGGAATAGACACAGGATTTAATCATTTAATTCGTCCAATGTTTTACAGCGCTCATCATGAAATCGAAAATATTTCGAACCCAGAAGGACGTAGTCGTTATTACACTGTTGTAGGGTACATTTGTGAAACAGATACGTTTGGATCGAATCGTAAAATAAATGAAATTAGCGAAGGTGATATTTTATGTTTCCACAATGCAGGAGCATATTGTTTCTCGATGGCATCAAACTATAATTCGCGTTTCAAACCAGCGGAAGTCTTGTTAATTGATGACAAAGATTATTTAATTCGTCGCCGTGAAACATTACAAGATTTAATCGCTACAACAGAGGATATTAAATTCTAA
- a CDS encoding MFS transporter, translating into MNNSVEYTSTQKNRIRLAVSLFFFSQGLAFSSWASRIPTIKSELGISEGQLGTLLLLMPIGQLCTMALSGKLVAKCGSKNVLQIVVLIYPMLLCCIGLAQDFYQLGAVLFFFGVVGNMCNISVNTQGVEVEKIYGKSIMSSFHGAWSIAGFTGALIGLLMMNLHVNTFYHFVLIYGLIVLNWMVNKRYLVDSIPSPAKEKKSIFSKPDIVLVQLGIIGFLSMATEGAMFDWSGVYFQDIVKAPQNLVVVGYASFMVMMATGRFVGDYFISKYGKQRILQISGILMFSGLMLSVFFPQFIVCTIAFMMVGLGVACNVPTVYSVAGKNKNVNPGVALAMVSSISFLGFLMGPPLIGYIAEVSDLRYSYALFACFGLIMVFMVGRMKIFKA; encoded by the coding sequence ATGAATAATTCCGTTGAATATACATCAACTCAAAAAAATCGAATTCGTTTAGCCGTTTCGTTGTTCTTTTTTTCACAAGGTTTAGCTTTCTCATCTTGGGCAAGTCGAATACCAACGATTAAATCAGAATTAGGAATTTCAGAAGGTCAGTTAGGAACTTTATTGTTGTTGATGCCAATTGGTCAATTGTGTACAATGGCGCTTTCGGGCAAGTTAGTCGCAAAATGTGGAAGTAAAAACGTATTGCAAATTGTTGTTCTAATTTATCCAATGCTTCTTTGTTGTATTGGTTTAGCACAAGACTTTTATCAATTAGGAGCAGTTTTATTCTTTTTTGGTGTAGTTGGTAATATGTGCAACATTTCGGTGAATACACAAGGTGTTGAGGTCGAAAAAATATATGGTAAATCAATTATGTCGTCATTTCATGGTGCGTGGAGTATTGCTGGTTTTACTGGAGCTTTGATTGGTTTATTGATGATGAATTTACATGTCAATACATTTTATCATTTTGTACTTATTTATGGTTTAATTGTATTGAATTGGATGGTGAATAAGAGATATTTGGTTGATTCCATTCCGTCTCCAGCAAAGGAAAAGAAATCTATTTTCTCAAAACCTGATATAGTGCTGGTTCAATTAGGAATAATAGGTTTTCTAAGTATGGCGACAGAGGGTGCGATGTTTGATTGGAGTGGTGTTTATTTTCAAGATATTGTAAAAGCGCCTCAAAATTTAGTTGTCGTAGGCTATGCTTCTTTTATGGTGATGATGGCTACAGGTCGTTTTGTTGGTGATTATTTTATCAGTAAATATGGGAAGCAGCGTATTTTACAAATTAGCGGAATATTGATGTTTTCGGGCTTGATGCTTTCGGTATTTTTTCCTCAATTTATAGTGTGTACCATTGCTTTTATGATGGTGGGACTTGGTGTGGCATGTAATGTGCCAACGGTTTATAGTGTTGCCGGAAAAAATAAGAATGTTAATCCAGGAGTAGCTTTGGCAATGGTTTCGAGTATATCTTTTTTAGGATTTTTGATGGGCCCTCCACTTATTGGATACATTGCAGAGGTTTCAGATTTGAGATATTCTTATGCGCTATTTGCATGTTTCGGATTGATTATGGTTTTTATGGTTGGAAGAATGAAAATTTTTAAGGCATAA